One Candidatus Hydrogenedentota bacterium DNA window includes the following coding sequences:
- a CDS encoding CHAT domain-containing protein, protein MHRIFPFSPRLRFFGAAALLLALSAAAPAAAPQNVAAPGDAAAIAAESSDPAAALSPEQPEAAIAAEPRIRGLAAYEENDLKTAAGYLATALEINPKDAEVAGRLGFSYKELGAYEKALAVLQSAVELDGGQYFYWWWLSDTQRLLGLYDAAYKSMEHAINFAPQEMRKDLNDYLDYTARLADKTQSWENALLHGEFAERHRNNRRVRRFIAEYTVALSLAPPAQDGDREGLNGYTRAYQEMGTQYNYIEQPEVAIDYFQEARDFAAREGNLENVMRNCQSLAISHRMLHDREPEKGAAHMARATAEWREALRIARELDHSDYTRYAQGRLLESLALGGPMDSPELTALRALNDKQVPWKGPVNDFFTAEAVTGELYCRIIEGDFAGARILGGMTLPYYNESTFLSDYQRAVELQLLQALAHFRMGSVSDSLDAVKKAEEKATEARQFVETEAFNRGSGGRVLRHIAVARARAHIQKSQPTDALLALDGQRNVRLLNLLGGLLTDDSARTDTASEQEAIRQRIPWLEKRMAAFEAAGNAEEKARIEGRILQDRERLEWLGRSLDLAAPKDLKFRGIEPVEMPGVRAALPEGAVLLGCAFDPWGGVLVAAGKTATSGHLLEMNEGGAAAAVQAVLAAGSDSAAADAALDRLSTVLLAPCAELLSGASLLIVCGDETLSPLPFAALRLNGKPLVETHAVTRIESAAQLAAFMERPAQAPARLRAFLVRPDSGDLLAQKPEGVQGIVRLAGTEANMERLKADTGAGDMLHLSAMLDTSPPSPTLCPLVLGGAGNAAYLPPARVLAMNLPAAVAGLDWAPVKEGGLLRADLLSALLETFRNAGTAAVVAPLWPVGRETAELFYGTFYGALPQAGRAAALRAAQNAVRAAAPDSPDWSAFVLLGDPR, encoded by the coding sequence ATGCACCGCATTTTCCCCTTTTCGCCCCGGCTCCGGTTTTTTGGCGCTGCGGCGCTGTTGCTGGCCCTTTCGGCGGCCGCACCGGCCGCCGCCCCGCAGAACGTCGCCGCCCCCGGCGACGCCGCCGCGATTGCGGCGGAGTCATCCGACCCGGCCGCGGCCCTTTCCCCCGAGCAGCCGGAGGCCGCCATCGCGGCGGAGCCGCGCATCCGCGGCCTGGCCGCCTATGAGGAGAACGACCTGAAAACGGCGGCGGGGTACCTCGCCACCGCGCTGGAGATCAACCCGAAGGACGCGGAGGTGGCGGGCCGCCTGGGTTTCTCCTACAAGGAGCTGGGCGCGTATGAAAAGGCCCTGGCCGTGCTTCAAAGCGCGGTGGAGCTGGACGGCGGCCAGTATTTTTACTGGTGGTGGCTCTCGGACACGCAGCGCCTGCTCGGCCTGTACGACGCCGCCTACAAGAGCATGGAGCACGCGATCAATTTCGCGCCGCAGGAAATGCGGAAGGACCTCAACGACTACCTGGACTACACGGCCCGGCTGGCGGACAAGACCCAGTCCTGGGAAAACGCGCTGCTGCACGGGGAATTCGCCGAGCGCCACCGGAACAACCGCCGCGTCCGCCGCTTCATCGCCGAGTACACCGTGGCCCTGTCCCTCGCGCCGCCGGCGCAGGACGGCGACCGCGAGGGGCTGAACGGCTACACGCGGGCCTACCAGGAGATGGGGACCCAGTACAACTATATCGAGCAGCCGGAGGTGGCCATTGACTACTTCCAGGAGGCGCGGGACTTCGCCGCCCGCGAGGGGAATCTGGAAAATGTCATGCGCAACTGCCAGAGCCTGGCCATTTCCCACCGCATGCTCCACGACCGCGAGCCGGAAAAGGGCGCGGCGCACATGGCGCGGGCCACGGCGGAATGGCGCGAGGCCCTGCGTATTGCGCGGGAACTGGACCATTCAGACTACACCCGGTACGCCCAGGGCCGCCTGCTTGAGAGCCTTGCCCTGGGCGGGCCGATGGACAGTCCAGAACTCACGGCGCTGCGCGCGCTGAACGACAAACAGGTGCCCTGGAAAGGCCCCGTGAACGACTTTTTCACCGCCGAGGCGGTGACGGGGGAACTGTACTGCCGAATCATCGAGGGGGACTTCGCGGGCGCGCGGATTCTCGGGGGGATGACCCTGCCCTATTACAACGAGTCCACCTTCCTCAGCGACTACCAGCGCGCGGTGGAGCTGCAACTGCTCCAGGCCCTGGCGCATTTCCGGATGGGGTCCGTGTCGGACTCCCTTGACGCGGTGAAAAAGGCCGAGGAAAAGGCCACCGAAGCCCGGCAGTTTGTGGAGACGGAGGCGTTCAACCGGGGCTCCGGGGGCCGCGTGCTGCGCCACATCGCCGTGGCGCGGGCCCGGGCGCACATCCAAAAGTCCCAGCCGACGGACGCGCTCCTGGCGCTGGACGGCCAGAGGAACGTGCGGCTGCTCAACCTGCTCGGCGGGCTGCTCACCGATGACTCGGCCCGCACGGACACGGCAAGCGAGCAGGAGGCCATCCGCCAGCGCATCCCATGGCTGGAAAAGCGCATGGCGGCGTTCGAGGCCGCGGGCAACGCGGAGGAGAAGGCCCGGATTGAGGGGCGCATTCTCCAGGACCGGGAACGCCTCGAATGGCTTGGCCGGAGCCTGGACCTGGCCGCGCCCAAGGACTTGAAATTCCGGGGCATCGAGCCGGTTGAAATGCCGGGCGTGCGGGCGGCCCTGCCCGAAGGCGCCGTGCTTCTGGGCTGCGCCTTCGACCCCTGGGGCGGCGTGCTGGTGGCCGCGGGCAAAACCGCGACCTCCGGCCATCTTCTGGAAATGAACGAGGGGGGGGCCGCGGCGGCCGTTCAGGCCGTGCTGGCGGCCGGGTCGGACAGCGCCGCGGCGGACGCCGCGCTGGACAGGCTTTCCACGGTCCTGCTCGCCCCCTGCGCCGAGCTTCTGTCGGGCGCGTCCCTGCTGATTGTCTGCGGGGACGAGACCCTCTCCCCGCTGCCGTTCGCCGCGCTGCGGCTGAATGGAAAGCCCCTGGTGGAGACGCACGCCGTCACCCGCATTGAAAGCGCGGCCCAACTGGCCGCGTTCATGGAGAGGCCCGCCCAGGCCCCGGCGCGGCTGCGCGCATTCCTGGTGCGTCCCGACTCCGGGGACCTGCTCGCCCAGAAGCCGGAGGGCGTGCAGGGCATCGTCCGGCTGGCCGGCACCGAGGCCAACATGGAGCGCCTGAAGGCGGACACGGGCGCGGGGGACATGCTGCACCTCTCCGCCATGCTGGACACCTCCCCGCCCTCCCCGACCCTCTGCCCGCTTGTGCTGGGCGGGGCGGGGAACGCCGCATACCTGCCCCCGGCGCGCGTGCTGGCCATGAATCTGCCCGCCGCGGTCGCCGGGCTGGACTGGGCGCCGGTCAAGGAGGGCGGCCTACTGCGCGCGGACCTGCTCTCGGCCCTGCTGGAGACGTTCCGGAACGCGGGCACGGCGGCGGTGGTGGCGCCCCTGTGGCCCGTGGGCCGGGAAACGGCGGAGCTCTTCTACGGAACTTTCTACGGCGCGCTGCCCCAGGCGGGCAGGGCGGCCGCCCTGCGCGCGGCCCAGAACGCCGTCCGCGCGGCGGCGCCGGACTCGCCGGACTGGTCGGCCTTCGTCCTGCTGGGCGACCCCCGCTAG